The Neurospora crassa OR74A linkage group IV, whole genome shotgun sequence genome has a segment encoding these proteins:
- a CDS encoding methionine permease, with the protein MGSFDKSSDPEAVKTAPVAVSDNDDSVGEVQAAEKFAFGEDRKIGITGAVFLILNKMIGTGIFSTPSAIFAATGSVGVSLFLWIIGGFLTCCGLSVWLEFGLAIPRSGGEKNYLEYIYKHPKYLASCVLAAQMIFLGFSSGNSLAFGRYILYANSGDSKDSYAARGIGVACATFACALHAFLPKWGVRLVNVLGIFKVVIVLFIVFAGFAALAGHRHVPDPENFKHAFRIETTESYGGGGAYAYSNALLNIVYSYKGWENANYFMSELKDPRRTLTVAAPIAVAGVTVLYVLANVAYFAAVSKYEIATSEVLVAGIFFRNVFGDSAGVKALPVFVALSNLGNVLAVSFAHARLNQELGKEGLLPLSKFWGSNKPCNAPAASLFLHWLITIIILLAPPPGPAYNFLVNLYTYPGVWINGFVSGGLIYLHFFRRDTWKPTWRCWEPILFIFFLLNVFLAVVPFIPPVGDWNAEGYPYYVFPIVGVAVLLLGASYWFMWTKFWPWVRGHKIVAERFIDEDGNEVIRYKKVKKA; encoded by the exons ATGGGTTCTTTTGACAAATCCTCCGACCCGGAGGCTGTCAAGACCGCCCCTGTGGCGGTTAGCGACAATGATGACTCCGTCGGTGAGGTTCAAGCAGCTGAGAAGTTCGCCTTTGGCGAAGACCGAAAGATTGGTATCACCGGCGCCGTCTTCTTGATTCTCAACAAGATGATTGGTACCGGTATCTTTTCGACACCTTCCGCCATTTTCGCCGCTACGGGCTCCGTCGGTGTCAGTCTGTTCCTTTGGATTATTG GTGGCTTCTTGACCTGCTGCGGTCTCAGCGTCTGGCTCGAATTTGGTCTTGCTATTCCTCGCTCCGGTGGTGAGAAGAACTACCTCGAGTACATCTACAAGCACCCCAAGTACCTCGCCTCCTGTGTTCTCGCCGCCCAGATGATTTTTCTCGGTTTCTCCTCCGGAAACTCGCTCGCCTTTGGTCGCTACATCCTTTACGCCAACAGCGGAGATTCAAAAGACAGCTACGCAGCTCGCGGTATTGGTGTTGCCTGCGCTACCTTTGCCTGCGCCCTGCACGCCTTCCTTCCTAAGTGGGGTGTCCGCTTGGTCAATGTCCTTGGCATCTTCAAGGTTGTCATCGTACTTTTCATTGTCTTCGCTGGTTTTGCCGCCCTAGCTGGCCATCGCCACGTCCCCGATCCCGAGAACTTCAAGCACGCCTTCCGCATTGAAACGACCGAGTCCtacggtggtggcggtgctTATGCTTACTCCAACGCCCTGCTCAACATTGTCTACAGCTACAAGGGTTGGGAAAACGCCAACTATTTTATGAGCGAACTCAAGGATCCTCGCCGTACCTTGACCGTCGCCGCTCCCATCGCCGTTGCCGGTGTCACTGTTCTCTACGTCTTGGCCAACGTTGCCTACTTCGCTGCTGTCTCCAAATACGAAATCGCTACCTCTGAGGTTCTTGTCGCCGGTATTTTCTTCAGAAACGTTTTCGGTGACAGCGCTGGTGTCAAGGCCCTTCCCGTTTTCGTCGCCCTCAGCAACTTGGGCAACGTCTTGGCTGTCTCTTTCGCCCACGCTCGTCTCAACCAGGAGTTGGGCAAGGAGGGCTTGCTTCCTCTTAGCAAATTCTGGGGCTCCAACAAGCCTTGCAATGCCCCTGCAGCTTCGCTTTTCCTGCACTGGCTGATCACTATCATCATCTtgcttgctcctcctcctggacCTGCCTACAACTTTCTGGTCAACCTCTACACGTACCCCGGTGTTTGGATCAACGGTTTCGTTTCTGGCGGTCTCATCTACCTCCACTTCTTCCGGAGAGATACCTGGAAGCCCACGTGGCGCTGCTGGGAGCCTATcctctttatcttcttccttctcaacGTCTTCTTGGCTGTCGTCCCCTTCATCCCCCCTGTTGGAGACTGGAACGCCGAGGGCTACCCCTACTACGTCTTCCCCATCGTCGGTGTTGCTGTTCTGCTCCTTGGTGCCTCCTACTGGTTTATGTGGACCAAGTTCTGGCCCTGGGTTCGCGGACACAAGATCGTGGCGGAGAGATTCATCGACGAGGATGGCAATGAGGTCATCAGGTACAAGAAGGTTAAGAAAGCATAA